In Papio anubis isolate 15944 chromosome 20, Panubis1.0, whole genome shotgun sequence, a single window of DNA contains:
- the LOC116271699 gene encoding uncharacterized protein LOC116271699 isoform X1 translates to MQIKPWSPAQFQLHLSLPWVMVEKQDKLEKGVIQVHLLPLLQDLFPLSQVLQAAMDVGFLGLSDVSQSHSKTLWGARGRGPTIRRQREFMPEEKKDTVYWEKRRKNNEAAKRSREKRRLNDAAIEGRLAALMEENALLRGELKALKLRFGLLPLTGGPRALPLQALLWEAPWTGDPRPGAEALSSLSGSHNCLLRPCSLDAGIPGCRGCLLAPRWTGLATSPRSPQESAPPTFNRIDMALQTGLPPALFSCHLLDGHVGSRPELRPCWGLWSPMPSGCRASGPSDVLLTSTADPMGLSPGVTCPVPGNSHEGLGQPSLPHKLRIKSRASGRVPCGWEGGQAPL, encoded by the coding sequence ATGCAGATCAAACCTTGGTCTCCAGCTCAGTTCCAACTCCACCTGTCCCTTCCGTGGGTGATGGTGGAGAAACAGGATAAATTAGAGAAAGGGGTCATCCAGGTCCACCTCCTGCCTTTACTCCAagatctctttcctctttcccaggTTCTCCAAGCAGCCATGGATGTGGGTTTCTTGGGCCTGTCAGATGTGTCTCAGAGTCATAGCAAGACCTTGTGGGGGGCTCGGGGCAGGGGCCCCACCATACGTCGCCAGCGGGAGTTCATGCCAGAAGAGAAGAAGGACACAGTTTACTGGGAGAAGCGGAGAAAGAACAATGAGGCAGCCAAGAGATCCAGGGAAAAGCGACGTCTCAATGATGCAGCCATTGAGGGCAGGTTGGCTGCACTGATGGAGGAGAATGCCCTGCTCAGGGGTGAGCTGAAGGCGCTCAAGCTTCGCTTTGGCCTCCTGCCCCTGACTGGTGGGCCCCGGGCCTTGCCCCTGCAGGCCCTGCTATGGGAAGCCCCCTGGACTGGGGACCCCCGGCCTGGGGCTGAAGCACTGTCATCCTTGTCTGGCTCTCACAATTGCCTTTTAAGGCCATGTTCCCTggatgctgggattccaggatgTCGGGGCTGCCTGCTGGCTCCCAGATGGACTGGCTTGGCCACTTCTCCTAGGTCCCCCCAAGAGTCTGCACCTCCTACCTTCAACAGAATTGACATGGCCTTGCAGACTGGCCTCCCACCTGCCCTCTTCAGCTGTCACCTCTTGGATGGGCATGTAGGGTCCAGACCAGAGCTCAGACCCTGCTGGGGGCTGTGGTCACCAATGCCCTCTGGATGCCGGGCTTCAGGGCCATCAGATGTGTTGCTGACATCCACTGCTGATCCCATGGGTCTGTCTCCTGGGGTGACTTGCCCTGTCCCAGGAAACAGTCATGAGGGTCTGGGTCAGCCCTCTCTGCCCCACAAACTGCGCATCAAATCCCGAGCCTCAGGCAGGGTACCTTGTGGCTGGGAGGGTGGTCAGGCCCCCCTCTGA
- the LOC116271699 gene encoding uncharacterized protein LOC116271699 isoform X2 yields MDVGFLGLSDVSQSHSKTLWGARGRGPTIRRQREFMPEEKKDTVYWEKRRKNNEAAKRSREKRRLNDAAIEGRLAALMEENALLRGELKALKLRFGLLPLTGGPRALPLQALLWEAPWTGDPRPGAEALSSLSGSHNCLLRPCSLDAGIPGCRGCLLAPRWTGLATSPRSPQESAPPTFNRIDMALQTGLPPALFSCHLLDGHVGSRPELRPCWGLWSPMPSGCRASGPSDVLLTSTADPMGLSPGVTCPVPGNSHEGLGQPSLPHKLRIKSRASGRVPCGWEGGQAPL; encoded by the coding sequence ATGGATGTGGGTTTCTTGGGCCTGTCAGATGTGTCTCAGAGTCATAGCAAGACCTTGTGGGGGGCTCGGGGCAGGGGCCCCACCATACGTCGCCAGCGGGAGTTCATGCCAGAAGAGAAGAAGGACACAGTTTACTGGGAGAAGCGGAGAAAGAACAATGAGGCAGCCAAGAGATCCAGGGAAAAGCGACGTCTCAATGATGCAGCCATTGAGGGCAGGTTGGCTGCACTGATGGAGGAGAATGCCCTGCTCAGGGGTGAGCTGAAGGCGCTCAAGCTTCGCTTTGGCCTCCTGCCCCTGACTGGTGGGCCCCGGGCCTTGCCCCTGCAGGCCCTGCTATGGGAAGCCCCCTGGACTGGGGACCCCCGGCCTGGGGCTGAAGCACTGTCATCCTTGTCTGGCTCTCACAATTGCCTTTTAAGGCCATGTTCCCTggatgctgggattccaggatgTCGGGGCTGCCTGCTGGCTCCCAGATGGACTGGCTTGGCCACTTCTCCTAGGTCCCCCCAAGAGTCTGCACCTCCTACCTTCAACAGAATTGACATGGCCTTGCAGACTGGCCTCCCACCTGCCCTCTTCAGCTGTCACCTCTTGGATGGGCATGTAGGGTCCAGACCAGAGCTCAGACCCTGCTGGGGGCTGTGGTCACCAATGCCCTCTGGATGCCGGGCTTCAGGGCCATCAGATGTGTTGCTGACATCCACTGCTGATCCCATGGGTCTGTCTCCTGGGGTGACTTGCCCTGTCCCAGGAAACAGTCATGAGGGTCTGGGTCAGCCCTCTCTGCCCCACAAACTGCGCATCAAATCCCGAGCCTCAGGCAGGGTACCTTGTGGCTGGGAGGGTGGTCAGGCCCCCCTCTGA